A single genomic interval of Helianthus annuus cultivar XRQ/B chromosome 13, HanXRQr2.0-SUNRISE, whole genome shotgun sequence harbors:
- the LOC110883296 gene encoding uncharacterized protein LOC110883296, translated as MAEMKYHLRINSFWKEYTKWTYHRDTTPIAEVNDVAPQDGMVNVIEDIRGERMEEDTYLNQENSNGDSSGVVDDFEDLVKEVETELYPGCTKFSSIDFLAKLLNIKDTYHFQNEGVDRLLLLLRESMPEDNKIPPSYYVAKKTFKKIVLAYEMIDVCTNDCALFWKENESLQNCPVCNESRWVDKDTKGTKVARKVLRYFPLMPKLRRLYCSRHTAKDMIWHSTGRSEDGTMRHPVDGSAWQDFDKKYPNFAMEPRNVRLGLAADGFNPFNNGSGSSTHSTWPVILTTYNLPPWLCMRESTFMLTLLIPGPKSPGKDMDVFLRPLVDELKQLWQTGVRTKDAATNTYFTMKAALLWTINDFPARSSLSGWSGQGYMACPTCNQDTPSIRVTGKCAYVGHRRFLDANHPWRTSLDFNGRPETRDPPRQFSPADIEAQLGRLINRLPGKHPDFGGGRITRSDFELN; from the coding sequence ATGGCAGAAATGAAATACCATTTGCGTATTAACAGTTTTTGGAAGGAATACACGAAGTGGACCTATCACAGGGACACGACTCCAATTGCAGAAGTAAACGATGTTGCGCCACAAGATGGTATGGTAAACGTTATTGAAGACATTAGGGGGGAGCGTATGGAAGAAGATACATACCTTAACCAAGAGAACTCGAATGGAGATAGTAGCggtgttgttgatgattttgaAGACCTGGTAAAGGAAGTTGAAACAGAATTATATCCTGGTTGTACCAAGTTTTCTTCTATCGACTTTTTAGCAAAGCTTTTGAATATAAAGGATACGTACCATTTTCAAAATGAAGGAGTAGATCGACTCCTCTTGTTGTTGCGAGAGTCAATGCCAGAAGACAACAAGATTCCCCCTTCGTATTATGTAGCTAAGAAGACATTTAAGAAGATTGTTTTGGCATATGAGATGATAGATGTGTGCACAAATGATTGTGCTCTCTTTTGGAAAGAAAACGAGTCCTTGCAAAATTGTCCCGTTTGTAATGAGAGTCGATGGGTCGATAAAGACACAAAAGGCACGAAGGTGGCTCGTAAGGTGTTACGATACTTTCCTTTGATGCCTAAACTACGACGTTTGTATTGTTCAAGGCACACAGCGAAAGATATGATATGGCATAGTACCGGACGATCGGAAGATGGGACTATGCGTCATCCAGTTGATGGATCTGCATGGCAAGACTTTGATAAAAAGTACCCAAACTTCGCGATGGAGCCACGAAATGTTCGCTTAGGGCTTGCAGCTGACGGTTTTAATCCCTTTAACAATGGTAGTGGATCCTCGACTCATAGCACGTGGCCGGTTATACTCACCACATATAATCTGCCTCCCTGGCTATGCATGCGAGAGTCCACATTCATGTTGACCTTGTTGATTCCTGGCCCTAAATCACCGGGGAAAGACATGGACGTTTTCCTTAGACCGTTAGTGGATGAGCTTAAGCAATTGTGGCAGACAGGTGTACGTACTAAAGACGCAGCAACAAACACATACTTCACAATGAAGGCGGCGTTGTTATGGACCATAAATGACTTTCCAGCCCGTAGTAGCCTATCAGGTTGGAGCGGACAAGGCTACATGGCATGCCCAACTTGTAACCAAGACACTCCTTCAATACGTGTAACTGGTAAATGTGCTTATGTTGGTCATCGCCGGTTCTTAGATGCCAACCATCCTTGGAGAACAAGTCTCGACTTTAACGGGAGACCCGAGACACGAGACCCTCCGAGACAGTTTAGCCCAGCTGACATAGAAGCTCAACTAGGTCGTTTAATTAATCGTCTACCAGGCAAGCATCCAGATTTTGGAGGTGGGAGGATAACCCGGTCAGATTTCGAGTTGAACTAG